A portion of the Adhaeribacter radiodurans genome contains these proteins:
- a CDS encoding sugar MFS transporter, producing the protein MSNTITKKKESNSVGVSSLSKRNTTISILIIGLLFFIFGFVSWVNAILIPYFKIACELTNFQSYLVTFAFYISYFVMSVPASFLLKRMGFKKGMMVGFWTMATGAFIFIPAASTRTYEVFLLGLFTLGAGLAILQTAANPYITILGPKERAAQRISIMGICNKAAGILAPIIFAAVILKATDTDLFAQLGTMSESQKDAALDELISRVILPYSVLGCVLLALGLMVRFSPLPEINTEEETAEVATANSGKTSIFQFPHLILGAISIFLHVGTQVIAIDTIIGYAGTMNIPLMEAKVFPSYTLFATICGYILGIICIPRFISQVNAFRVCTLLGTIFTLLVIFAKGQVSFLGHQADISIWFMVLLGLANSLVWAGIWPLALDGLGKFTKLGASIMIMGLCGNAIMPLFYGYFADLLNERAAYWVLFPCYLYLVFYAMYGHKIRRWSI; encoded by the coding sequence ATGAGTAATACGATAACAAAAAAGAAAGAAAGTAATTCAGTTGGGGTAAGTTCCTTATCAAAGCGCAATACCACTATTTCAATTTTGATTATTGGGTTGCTGTTTTTTATTTTTGGATTTGTCTCCTGGGTAAATGCAATTCTGATTCCCTATTTTAAGATTGCTTGTGAGCTGACAAACTTCCAGTCTTACTTAGTAACGTTCGCCTTTTATATTTCCTATTTTGTCATGTCGGTACCAGCGTCTTTTTTGCTCAAACGGATGGGTTTTAAAAAAGGCATGATGGTCGGCTTCTGGACCATGGCTACCGGGGCCTTTATATTTATACCAGCCGCATCTACCCGCACGTACGAAGTATTCTTATTGGGTTTATTTACCTTGGGAGCAGGTTTAGCTATCCTGCAAACGGCGGCAAACCCGTATATTACCATTCTCGGTCCAAAGGAGCGCGCTGCCCAGCGCATCAGTATTATGGGTATTTGTAATAAGGCGGCTGGCATTTTAGCACCCATTATTTTTGCCGCTGTTATTTTAAAAGCTACCGATACAGACCTTTTTGCTCAGTTAGGTACAATGAGTGAAAGTCAGAAAGATGCTGCTTTAGATGAGTTAATTAGCCGGGTAATTCTTCCGTACAGCGTATTAGGCTGTGTGTTACTGGCATTGGGTTTAATGGTGCGTTTTTCGCCGTTGCCCGAAATTAATACGGAAGAAGAAACGGCCGAGGTAGCTACCGCCAACTCCGGCAAGACCAGTATTTTTCAGTTTCCGCACTTAATACTTGGGGCAATCAGCATCTTTTTGCACGTAGGCACTCAGGTTATCGCCATAGATACCATCATCGGATATGCCGGCACTATGAATATCCCGTTAATGGAAGCAAAGGTATTCCCGTCTTATACCTTGTTTGCCACCATTTGCGGGTACATTCTGGGCATTATTTGTATACCGCGGTTTATCAGCCAGGTAAATGCTTTCCGGGTTTGCACCTTGCTGGGTACCATTTTTACGCTGCTCGTTATTTTCGCAAAAGGGCAGGTTTCTTTTCTGGGGCACCAGGCAGATATTTCTATCTGGTTTATGGTTTTGCTGGGATTGGCAAACTCGCTGGTATGGGCGGGCATCTGGCCCTTGGCCCTGGATGGTTTAGGCAAGTTTACCAAACTGGGAGCTTCCATCATGATTATGGGCTTATGCGGGAACGCGATTATGCCGCTTTTCTACGGTTACTTCGCCGATCTTTTAAATGAACGCGCCGCTTACTGGGTGCTATTCCCATGCTACCTCTATCTGGTATTTTATGCGATGTACGGGCATAAAATCAGACGCTGGAGTATTTAG
- a CDS encoding acyl-CoA thioester hydrolase/BAAT C-terminal domain-containing protein, whose translation MFLASELNGQTLKKAERQAIWEQIAPYFSPPDLYKNDFGSYRSPLSFYDGSQVKTKQDWTKRRQEILKKWHGLMGEWPAFIENQKMEILETTRKEGYTQHRIRFNWTPTEKTTGYLSVPDGKGKKPAVITVFYEPETAIGVGGAPFRDFALQLTKRGFVTLSIGTTDATKAQTYSIYYPSVENATVQPLSMLGYAAANAWYVVAGLPEVDAKRIGIMGHSFGGKWAMFASCLFDKFACAVWSDPGIVFDEKRENVNYWEPWYLGYHPKPWRKSGIVSVENPAKGLYPQLVKEGFDLHELHALMAPRPFLVSGGSEDPVDRWVPLNHTIMVNKLLGQDNRVAMTNRPAHSPNADSNEKAYLFLEYFLK comes from the coding sequence ATGTTTCTGGCTTCTGAGCTGAATGGGCAGACCTTAAAAAAGGCTGAAAGACAGGCTATTTGGGAGCAGATAGCGCCTTATTTTTCGCCACCTGATCTTTATAAAAATGATTTTGGGAGTTACCGTTCTCCATTAAGTTTTTATGATGGTAGCCAAGTAAAAACCAAGCAGGATTGGACTAAACGCCGACAAGAAATTTTAAAAAAATGGCACGGATTAATGGGGGAATGGCCGGCCTTCATTGAAAACCAGAAAATGGAAATACTGGAAACAACCCGCAAGGAAGGCTATACCCAGCACCGCATTCGCTTCAACTGGACCCCCACCGAAAAAACAACGGGCTACCTGTCAGTGCCCGATGGCAAAGGAAAAAAGCCGGCCGTAATTACCGTCTTTTATGAACCGGAAACTGCTATTGGTGTTGGAGGTGCGCCTTTTCGGGACTTTGCCTTACAACTAACCAAAAGAGGCTTTGTAACGCTTTCTATAGGTACTACGGATGCTACCAAAGCTCAAACGTATTCCATTTATTATCCTTCTGTTGAAAATGCAACCGTTCAGCCACTTTCGATGCTGGGCTATGCGGCGGCCAATGCCTGGTATGTAGTAGCCGGGCTACCCGAAGTAGATGCAAAGCGCATTGGTATTATGGGGCATTCATTTGGGGGTAAGTGGGCCATGTTTGCTTCCTGCCTGTTCGACAAATTTGCCTGTGCCGTCTGGTCTGATCCAGGAATCGTGTTTGATGAAAAAAGGGAAAATGTTAATTATTGGGAACCCTGGTATTTAGGTTACCATCCTAAACCTTGGAGGAAAAGTGGGATTGTTTCGGTAGAAAATCCGGCCAAAGGTTTGTACCCTCAACTGGTTAAGGAAGGATTTGATTTACACGAACTGCATGCCTTAATGGCTCCGCGCCCATTCCTGGTGTCGGGTGGGTCCGAAGACCCTGTGGATCGGTGGGTACCTTTAAATCATACCATCATGGTTAATAAATTACTGGGTCAAGATAACCGGGTAGCGATGACTAACCGGCCGGCGCACTCGCCTAATGCCGATTCTAACGAAAAGGCCTACTTATTTCTCGAATATTTCCTGAAGTAA
- a CDS encoding PQQ-dependent sugar dehydrogenase, whose protein sequence is MLDSTKVGVSTIIDNLNVPWEITWGPDNWIWYTEQSGSVSKVNPVTGEKKLLLAIPEVYRYRTLGLLCMALHPNFKKQPFVFLNYTYKHNTKLMSRWVRYTYSNDILTTPLVLLEVPADVGHNGSRIAFAPDGKLMLATGDADVNNNEQNGGNAQKDNIVSGKILRINIDGSVPQDNPMPGSPVWAKGFRVPQGLVYAANGNLYTAEHGDATDDEINLITKNGNYGYPNVAGKCNLPHEKTFCDQHAVIDPLFAWTPTIAPAGIDYYNATAIPEWQNSILLTTLKETDFRVLKLNKAGNAIVSEQIYLDKAFGRLRDVCVAPKGDIYISTSNRDWNPAKGFPQENDDRIIRLFKIKENDTYASNFKDIASTETKPSEILPNAGAVVYNKYCVSCHKEDGNGVAGTFPPLTEAEQVTGDKKKLIAILLQGLAGPIMVKGKEYNQQMPAFHFLSDPEIADVLTYVRAEFGKGASPISKEEVEKARLGKAE, encoded by the coding sequence ATGCTGGATTCCACCAAGGTAGGGGTAAGTACAATTATCGATAATTTAAATGTGCCCTGGGAAATAACCTGGGGCCCCGATAACTGGATTTGGTATACCGAGCAAAGTGGCAGCGTTAGCAAAGTAAACCCGGTTACCGGCGAAAAAAAATTACTATTAGCTATTCCGGAGGTATACCGCTACCGCACGCTGGGCTTGTTGTGTATGGCCCTGCATCCAAATTTTAAAAAACAGCCTTTTGTTTTCTTAAATTACACTTATAAGCATAATACAAAATTAATGTCGAGGTGGGTGCGATATACTTATAGCAACGATATACTAACCACCCCTTTAGTTTTATTGGAAGTACCCGCCGATGTGGGGCATAATGGTTCGCGCATTGCTTTTGCCCCCGATGGCAAATTAATGCTGGCTACCGGCGATGCCGATGTGAACAACAATGAGCAGAATGGAGGTAACGCCCAGAAGGATAATATTGTAAGCGGTAAAATATTACGTATTAACATAGATGGATCCGTGCCCCAAGACAACCCAATGCCGGGCAGTCCGGTTTGGGCGAAAGGCTTCCGGGTTCCCCAGGGTTTGGTATATGCGGCTAACGGAAATTTATACACCGCCGAGCACGGCGATGCCACCGATGATGAAATAAACCTGATTACGAAAAACGGTAATTATGGCTACCCGAACGTGGCGGGTAAATGCAACCTCCCTCACGAAAAAACTTTTTGTGACCAGCACGCCGTAATTGACCCTCTATTCGCCTGGACACCTACTATCGCCCCGGCGGGTATTGATTATTACAACGCTACCGCTATTCCGGAGTGGCAGAATTCTATATTGCTTACTACGCTTAAAGAAACCGATTTTCGGGTATTAAAACTGAATAAAGCCGGCAACGCCATCGTTTCAGAACAAATTTACCTGGATAAAGCATTTGGGCGGTTGCGCGATGTATGCGTAGCCCCTAAAGGCGATATTTACATCTCTACCAGCAACCGGGACTGGAACCCAGCCAAAGGCTTCCCGCAGGAAAATGATGACAGGATTATTCGTTTATTTAAAATAAAAGAAAACGATACGTATGCATCAAATTTTAAAGATATAGCATCAACCGAAACTAAACCAAGTGAAATATTACCCAATGCCGGTGCTGTTGTTTATAACAAATATTGTGTTTCCTGCCACAAAGAAGATGGCAATGGGGTTGCCGGAACCTTCCCGCCTTTAACGGAAGCAGAGCAGGTTACGGGAGATAAAAAGAAATTGATTGCTATTTTATTGCAAGGTTTAGCCGGTCCGATAATGGTTAAAGGCAAAGAATATAACCAGCAGATGCCGGCTTTCCATTTCTTAAGCGATCCCGAGATTGCCGATGTACTTACCTACGTCCGGGCTGAATTTGGAAAAGGAGCCAGTCCCATCTCTAAAGAAGAGGTAGAAAAAGCTAGGTTGGGGAAAGCAGAATAG
- a CDS encoding Nramp family divalent metal transporter, with protein MDNRVTQEPVTVSPQTGAGGFFTYFKKVLLSLGPGIITAALVFGPSKMTITSKLGAVYGYSLLWIIAVAIFFMTVFTVMGARIGVAAKQSLLATIRLKWGKAAAIIIGFGIFLVATSFQAGNSIGVGIAIAEANGTSPVIWVIVFNVIGIALLFFQAFYKVLEKLMIFLVGLMLFSFITTLFLADPDWSAVAAGFVPSIPEGSLGLVIAFTASAFSIVGALYQSYLVQERIKQNPEIRETSRNSITGIFILGLMSAIVLICAAAVLNPQGIKVTSASDMAKALEPLFGSYASTLFLTGLFGAAFSSLVGNASLGGTLLGDALGYGSQLTSKMVRFLIALVMIIGACIAIAFGKLPLELIVFAQSVTIFLVPFIGLAMYVIGNDARIMGSHVNSTPVKIMGAFGLLILFVLAASNVNELFLK; from the coding sequence ATGGATAATAGAGTTACGCAGGAACCAGTTACGGTTTCACCACAAACAGGAGCTGGTGGATTTTTTACCTACTTTAAAAAGGTCTTATTATCCTTAGGACCGGGCATCATAACGGCGGCTTTGGTATTTGGACCAAGTAAAATGACCATTACCTCCAAATTGGGGGCGGTTTATGGTTATTCGTTGCTTTGGATAATTGCCGTTGCAATATTTTTTATGACTGTTTTTACAGTTATGGGCGCCCGCATTGGTGTTGCGGCTAAGCAATCCTTACTGGCTACTATCCGGTTAAAATGGGGAAAAGCAGCGGCTATTATTATTGGTTTCGGGATATTTTTAGTGGCCACCTCTTTCCAGGCCGGAAACTCCATAGGGGTAGGAATTGCTATTGCGGAAGCAAATGGTACTTCACCGGTTATTTGGGTTATTGTTTTTAATGTTATCGGCATTGCCCTATTATTTTTCCAGGCATTTTACAAAGTATTAGAAAAGCTGATGATCTTCCTGGTAGGATTGATGCTCTTTTCCTTTATCACCACCTTGTTTTTAGCTGATCCGGACTGGAGTGCGGTAGCTGCCGGTTTTGTGCCATCCATTCCGGAAGGCTCATTGGGTTTAGTGATAGCCTTTACGGCTTCCGCTTTTTCCATTGTAGGCGCTTTATACCAATCGTACCTGGTGCAGGAGCGCATCAAGCAAAATCCGGAGATTAGAGAAACCAGCCGCAACAGTATAACCGGCATATTCATTCTCGGCCTCATGAGTGCTATTGTGCTTATTTGTGCTGCAGCGGTTTTAAACCCGCAAGGCATTAAAGTTACCAGTGCCTCCGATATGGCAAAAGCGCTGGAGCCTCTCTTTGGAAGTTATGCTTCTACTTTGTTTTTAACCGGCTTATTTGGGGCTGCCTTCTCTTCATTAGTAGGAAATGCGTCTTTAGGAGGTACTTTATTGGGCGATGCCTTGGGTTATGGAAGCCAGTTAACTTCCAAAATGGTGCGCTTCTTAATTGCTTTAGTTATGATTATTGGAGCCTGCATCGCCATTGCTTTCGGTAAATTACCTTTGGAATTAATTGTATTTGCCCAGAGCGTTACCATTTTTTTAGTGCCTTTTATTGGGTTAGCCATGTATGTTATCGGGAATGATGCTAGAATTATGGGTTCCCATGTAAACTCAACTCCAGTTAAAATAATGGGTGCTTTTGGCTTGCTGATTTTATTTGTTCTGGCTGCAAGTAATGTAAATGAGTTATTTTTAAAATAA
- a CDS encoding NAD-dependent epimerase/dehydratase family protein, whose product MSELELLERELLKPSEALISDLYDIEGDIILLGVGGKMGPSMARLAKQAVDQAGLKKRIIGVSRFSDPETQAELEANGIETVAADLLNENHLAALPDAANVIYLAGTKFGTTGKEAFTWAMNAYLPGRVAERYKNSRIVAFSTGNVYPFGSVTSGGPSEDQAAAPVGEYGQSCLGRERIFQYFSDKYQIPTLIYRLNYAVDFKYGVLLEIAKSVNEGRPIDLSTGNVNVIWQGDANEIAIRALKHCDVPAKILNVTGPETVSVKWLADQFGLLLGKEPKFTGEVQQTALLSNASEAHRLFGYPRVTLRQIMDITVTWLQGGGKISNKPTHFQERNGKF is encoded by the coding sequence ATGAGTGAATTAGAACTATTAGAGCGGGAATTATTAAAACCTTCAGAGGCTTTAATTTCCGATTTATATGACATAGAAGGCGATATTATATTGCTGGGGGTAGGTGGAAAAATGGGGCCGAGTATGGCCCGTTTAGCCAAGCAAGCCGTTGACCAGGCCGGATTAAAAAAGCGTATTATTGGTGTTTCCCGCTTTTCTGATCCGGAAACCCAGGCCGAATTAGAAGCAAATGGTATTGAAACAGTTGCGGCTGATTTATTAAACGAAAATCATTTAGCCGCCTTACCAGATGCGGCCAATGTGATATACTTGGCAGGTACTAAATTTGGTACTACGGGTAAAGAAGCTTTTACCTGGGCCATGAATGCGTATTTGCCGGGTCGCGTTGCCGAACGGTATAAAAACTCCCGGATAGTAGCATTCTCTACGGGTAATGTATATCCGTTTGGATCGGTAACTTCTGGTGGGCCATCCGAAGACCAGGCAGCGGCACCGGTGGGAGAGTATGGTCAATCGTGTTTAGGCCGGGAACGTATTTTTCAATACTTCTCCGATAAATATCAGATTCCGACCTTAATCTATCGCTTAAATTATGCCGTTGATTTTAAATATGGCGTGTTGCTCGAAATAGCTAAATCAGTGAACGAAGGCCGGCCAATAGATTTGTCCACAGGAAATGTAAATGTTATTTGGCAGGGAGATGCCAATGAAATTGCTATCCGGGCTTTAAAACACTGCGACGTACCTGCTAAAATATTAAATGTTACCGGGCCCGAGACTGTTTCGGTGAAGTGGCTGGCTGACCAATTTGGTTTATTATTAGGCAAAGAGCCGAAATTTACTGGGGAAGTGCAGCAAACGGCTTTGTTAAGTAACGCTTCGGAAGCGCATCGCTTATTTGGTTACCCCAGAGTAACTTTACGGCAGATAATGGATATTACGGTTACCTGGTTACAGGGCGGCGGTAAAATATC